One Brachybacterium kimchii genomic window carries:
- a CDS encoding MMPL family transporter: MTHRGTPPPRTRWIRAVRIVLPALLVVLWLAGASVGGPLFGRIDEVSSNDRTAYLPTSAEATQVQKAAEAFTEGDTIPAIVVVTTDGAGDGTLSEDQLRGVQDALASAEDIDQAAGSASPPIPSDDGRAVESFVPLDADADLGAAVSDLETALAADLPAGTTSYVTGPAGFSGDLTEAFSGIDGLLLGVALAAVLAILLIVYRSALLPFMVLATSMFALCAALAVIWHLANAGVLLLSGQTQGILFILVIGAATDYSLLMVARYREELRAVPDRGVALLRAIRGTAEPILASGGTVIAALLCLLLSDLRSNSTLGPVAAIGIAFAMLSALTFLPALLFLAGRTAFWPRRPLYDPAEAERSEERLVTRGLWAGVARRVERHPRRLWIGVVLVLCVACAGLLQLRADGVSQSELVLGDSQARTGQEVLGEHFPGGSGSPAQILVPQDQLQETADRLLDANGVESVSARSSDAPSGSAAVTSDGIRGGAAPRVEDGRVLLEATLADAPDSAAAETTVRDLREDLPQDALVGGETATAIDTDDASVHDRNLIIPVVLAVIAAILVLLLRSLLAPLLLIATTALSFGAALGVSALVFDHVLDFPGADAAVPLYGFVFLVALGIDYNIFLMTRVREESLAHGTRPGILRGLTLTGGVITSAGIVLAATFAALAVIPILFLAQLAFIVAFGVLLDTFVVRTLLVPALAFDVGRSVWWPSRLARRADRAD, translated from the coding sequence ATGACCCACCGCGGCACGCCCCCGCCCCGGACCCGCTGGATCCGCGCCGTGCGGATCGTGCTGCCTGCGCTGCTCGTGGTGCTCTGGCTCGCGGGAGCCTCCGTCGGCGGGCCCCTGTTCGGCCGCATCGACGAGGTCTCCTCCAACGACCGGACCGCCTACCTCCCGACCTCGGCCGAGGCGACGCAGGTGCAGAAGGCCGCAGAGGCCTTCACCGAGGGGGACACCATCCCCGCGATCGTGGTCGTCACCACCGACGGCGCGGGCGACGGGACGCTCAGCGAGGACCAGCTGCGCGGCGTCCAGGACGCCCTCGCCTCCGCCGAGGACATCGACCAGGCCGCCGGGAGCGCCTCGCCGCCGATCCCCTCGGACGACGGCCGGGCCGTCGAATCCTTCGTGCCCCTGGACGCGGATGCGGACCTCGGCGCGGCGGTCTCCGACCTCGAGACCGCCCTTGCGGCGGACCTGCCCGCGGGGACGACCTCGTACGTCACCGGGCCCGCGGGCTTCTCGGGCGACCTCACGGAGGCCTTCTCCGGCATCGACGGCCTGCTGCTGGGCGTCGCGCTCGCCGCCGTGCTCGCGATCCTCCTGATCGTCTACCGCTCGGCGCTCCTGCCCTTCATGGTGCTCGCGACCAGCATGTTCGCACTGTGCGCGGCGCTCGCGGTGATCTGGCACCTGGCGAACGCGGGAGTGCTGCTGCTGAGCGGGCAGACCCAGGGCATCCTGTTCATCCTCGTGATCGGCGCCGCCACCGACTACTCCCTCCTCATGGTCGCCCGGTACCGCGAGGAGCTGCGGGCCGTCCCCGACCGCGGCGTCGCGCTGCTGCGGGCGATCCGCGGCACCGCCGAGCCGATCCTGGCCTCCGGCGGAACGGTGATCGCCGCCCTGCTCTGCCTGCTGCTGAGCGACCTGCGCTCGAACTCGACGCTGGGCCCGGTCGCCGCGATCGGCATCGCCTTCGCGATGCTCTCGGCGCTCACCTTCCTGCCCGCGCTCCTGTTCCTCGCCGGACGCACCGCGTTCTGGCCCCGTCGGCCTCTCTACGACCCCGCCGAGGCCGAGCGCAGCGAGGAGCGCCTCGTGACCCGCGGGCTCTGGGCCGGCGTCGCCCGCCGCGTCGAGCGCCACCCGCGCCGGCTCTGGATCGGCGTGGTGCTCGTGCTGTGCGTCGCCTGCGCGGGTCTGCTCCAGCTGCGGGCCGACGGCGTCTCCCAGTCCGAGCTCGTGCTCGGCGACTCCCAGGCCCGCACCGGCCAGGAGGTGCTCGGCGAGCACTTCCCCGGCGGCTCCGGGAGCCCCGCCCAGATCCTCGTCCCGCAGGATCAGCTGCAGGAGACGGCGGACCGGCTCCTGGACGCGAACGGGGTGGAGTCGGTGAGCGCACGCTCCTCGGACGCCCCCTCGGGCAGCGCCGCGGTCACGTCCGACGGGATCCGGGGCGGGGCCGCTCCCCGTGTCGAGGACGGGCGCGTGCTGCTCGAGGCGACGCTCGCCGATGCCCCCGACTCCGCGGCCGCCGAGACCACCGTGCGCGACCTGCGCGAGGACCTGCCGCAGGACGCCCTCGTGGGCGGAGAGACCGCCACCGCGATCGACACCGACGACGCCTCCGTGCACGACCGGAACCTCATCATCCCCGTGGTCCTCGCGGTGATCGCGGCGATCCTCGTGCTGCTGCTGCGCTCCCTGCTCGCGCCGCTGCTGCTCATCGCGACCACGGCCCTGTCCTTCGGCGCGGCGCTCGGGGTCTCCGCGCTCGTCTTCGATCACGTGCTCGACTTCCCGGGGGCCGACGCGGCCGTGCCGCTGTACGGCTTCGTGTTCCTGGTCGCCCTGGGCATCGACTACAACATCTTCCTCATGACCCGCGTGCGCGAGGAGTCCCTCGCGCACGGCACGAGACCGGGGATCCTGCGCGGTCTCACCCTCACCGGCGGCGTCATCACCTCGGCCGGGATCGTGCTCGCGGCCACCTTCGCCGCGCTCGCCGTGATCCCGATCCTCTTCCTCGCGCAGCTGGCCTTCATCGTCGCCTTCGGGGTCCTGCTGGACACCTTCGTGGTGCGCACCCTGCTGGTCCCGGCGCTCGCCTTCGACGTGGGGCGCAGCGTGTGGTGGCCCTCGCGGCTCGCGCGCCGGGCGGACCGCGCGGACTGA